In Candidatus Krumholzibacteriia bacterium, a genomic segment contains:
- the hisS gene encoding histidine--tRNA ligase — MNFQRPRGTRDLTPDRSSLWRHLRSTFERVGDRYAYVQVDTPVFERTGLFSRSVGEDTDVVSKEMYSFLDRKGRELSLRPEGTAPVVRMVLENGLLGPGGILRLSYLGPMFRYDRPQAGRYRQFSQFGVEAFGSTAPALDAEVIGIFVDTLRELGLKKPVVELGSVGDDCCRPDYLEKVLRPALQDLGDQLCATCRDRAASNPMRVFDCKIASCQEALQSAPRPLHSLCGDCASHQEELESLLEKMGIDYHRNHSLVRGLDYYTRTVFEVHDSSLGAQSALGGGGRYDRLVEQLGGAPTPAVGFSSGMDRLELLLQELNRENPPAPRSGAYLVLLCPRGEATAERYARMLRDLFPVEIDWTARGMKAQLKTANAREARFALILGEDELEKKVLTVKDLDSGEQVTLAEEDLMDFLRTVVDSRNEEQKQD, encoded by the coding sequence ATGAACTTTCAGCGACCACGGGGAACCCGGGATCTGACTCCCGACAGAAGCAGTCTCTGGCGTCACCTTCGCTCCACCTTTGAGCGTGTGGGCGACCGCTATGCCTATGTGCAGGTGGATACTCCTGTCTTTGAAAGAACGGGACTCTTCAGCCGATCCGTGGGCGAGGACACCGATGTGGTCAGCAAGGAAATGTACAGTTTCCTGGATCGGAAGGGCCGGGAACTGAGCCTGCGCCCGGAGGGCACGGCTCCGGTGGTTCGCATGGTCCTGGAAAACGGGCTTCTTGGCCCTGGGGGCATTCTGCGGCTCTCCTATCTTGGTCCCATGTTCCGTTACGATCGACCGCAGGCAGGTCGCTATCGCCAGTTCAGCCAGTTCGGAGTGGAGGCCTTCGGTTCTACTGCTCCGGCTCTCGATGCCGAAGTCATCGGGATCTTTGTGGACACTCTCCGGGAACTGGGATTGAAGAAGCCGGTCGTGGAACTGGGAAGTGTCGGGGACGACTGCTGTCGACCGGACTACCTGGAGAAGGTTCTCCGTCCGGCCCTGCAGGATCTGGGAGATCAACTCTGCGCTACCTGCCGTGATCGTGCTGCGTCGAATCCGATGAGGGTTTTCGACTGCAAGATCGCAAGCTGTCAGGAGGCTCTGCAGAGTGCGCCGAGACCGCTTCACTCTCTTTGCGGGGACTGTGCTTCCCATCAGGAAGAGTTGGAGTCTCTTCTGGAGAAGATGGGGATCGATTACCACCGCAATCACAGCCTGGTTCGAGGGCTGGACTACTACACCCGGACAGTTTTCGAAGTACATGACAGCAGCCTGGGAGCGCAGAGTGCTCTAGGCGGTGGGGGTCGCTACGATCGACTTGTCGAGCAACTCGGCGGCGCGCCGACTCCCGCGGTGGGTTTTTCCTCCGGCATGGATCGACTGGAGTTGCTGCTGCAGGAATTGAACAGGGAGAATCCTCCCGCTCCCCGATCCGGAGCCTATCTCGTTCTACTCTGTCCCCGGGGAGAGGCCACCGCGGAGCGTTATGCCCGGATGCTGCGGGATCTCTTCCCCGTGGAAATTGACTGGACTGCGAGAGGAATGAAGGCGCAACTGAAGACGGCCAATGCCCGGGAGGCTCGCTTCGCCTTGATTCTGGGAGAGGATGAACTGGAGAAGAAGGTGCTGACGGTCAAGGATCTGGACTCCGGAGAGCAGGTCACGCTTGCTGAAGAGGATTTGATGGACTTCCTTCGTACCGTTGTGGACAGCAGGAACGAAGAACAGAAACAGGATTGA